A window of the Streptomyces sp. NBC_00454 genome harbors these coding sequences:
- a CDS encoding DeoR/GlpR family DNA-binding transcription regulator: MFAAERRQLILEMVRANGAVSLRELARVVQTSEVTVRRDVRALEAEGLLDRRHGGAVLPGGFTRESGFPQKSHLATAEKTAIADVAASLVEEGEAIVVGAGTTTQELARRLARVPGLTVVTNSLLVAQALAHANRVEVVMTGGTLRGSNYALVGSGAEQSLQGLRVSRAFLSGSGLTAERGLSTSNMLSASVDRALVQAAAEVVVLADHTKLGTDTMFQTVPTDVMTRLVTDEPPPHDDRAGTELQALADQGVQITVAGGAASPGATGDGMAGRRPRRESPLPVQRRGGPTAQLRSAGMIPDPQPGERERARVADMRRR, encoded by the coding sequence GTGTTCGCTGCAGAACGTCGCCAATTGATCCTCGAAATGGTGCGGGCCAACGGAGCGGTATCGCTCCGGGAGCTCGCCCGCGTCGTCCAGACCTCCGAAGTGACCGTACGGCGGGACGTGCGGGCACTGGAGGCAGAAGGACTCCTCGACCGCCGGCACGGCGGTGCGGTGCTGCCGGGCGGGTTCACCCGTGAATCCGGCTTTCCGCAAAAGTCCCATCTCGCGACGGCGGAGAAGACCGCCATCGCCGATGTCGCGGCCTCCCTCGTCGAAGAGGGCGAGGCCATCGTCGTCGGCGCGGGTACCACGACCCAGGAGCTGGCCCGCCGGCTCGCCCGGGTGCCCGGTCTGACCGTCGTGACCAACTCCCTCCTGGTCGCCCAGGCGCTGGCCCACGCGAACCGCGTGGAGGTGGTGATGACCGGCGGGACCCTGCGCGGGTCCAACTACGCCCTCGTCGGCAGCGGTGCCGAACAGTCCCTCCAGGGCCTGCGCGTCTCCCGCGCCTTCCTCTCCGGGAGCGGCCTGACGGCGGAGCGCGGCCTGTCCACGTCCAACATGCTCTCGGCGAGCGTGGACCGCGCCCTGGTCCAGGCGGCGGCGGAGGTGGTGGTCCTGGCGGACCACACGAAGCTGGGCACGGACACCATGTTCCAGACGGTCCCCACGGACGTGATGACCCGCCTGGTCACGGACGAGCCCCCGCCGCACGACGACCGCGCGGGCACGGAGCTCCAGGCACTGGCGGACCAGGGAGTCCAGATCACGGTGGCCGGCGGAGCCGCGTCCCCCGGCGCCACGGGCGACGGCATGGCGGGCCGCCGCCCCCGCCGCGAATCCCCCCTCCCGGTCCAGCGCCGCGGCGGCCCCACGGCCCAGCTCCGCAGCGCGGGCATGATCCCGGACCCCCAGCCGGGCGAGCGCGAACGCGCGAGGGTGGCGGACATGCGGCGGCGGTGA
- a CDS encoding DUF6193 family natural product biosynthesis protein codes for MTESIKGDLYPDIVTMGGLISAIEAAARKKGVDLSRVYSQYESGPGLYVTAEVDSSRGRISVSLDDRSRAFHLGIQENRFIWADGVTEDLEEVVAACSAWRDGTPVEEFAEEFPFMTPGRLARARETGDSTQAQWKWLRTSEIFTAERPLVEAFHADGRFHDLFPNLSHGTLRLSTNFGVQGAREIQVIPTSGGTYRVEDTAAKISGRLAASLEEALAAAAESLSGD; via the coding sequence ATGACGGAATCAATCAAGGGCGACCTGTATCCCGACATCGTCACGATGGGTGGTCTCATCTCAGCGATAGAGGCTGCCGCCCGCAAGAAGGGCGTCGACTTGAGCCGGGTCTACAGTCAATACGAATCGGGGCCGGGGCTCTACGTAACGGCTGAGGTCGATTCATCTCGAGGAAGGATCTCCGTGTCGCTGGACGACCGGAGCAGAGCATTCCACCTCGGGATCCAGGAGAATCGATTCATTTGGGCCGATGGCGTGACCGAGGACCTCGAAGAGGTGGTCGCGGCATGCAGCGCATGGCGCGACGGTACGCCAGTGGAAGAGTTCGCGGAGGAGTTCCCCTTCATGACTCCCGGCCGACTGGCCAGAGCTCGCGAGACAGGTGACTCGACTCAGGCTCAGTGGAAATGGCTGCGAACCTCGGAGATATTCACCGCGGAGCGCCCACTAGTGGAAGCCTTTCACGCAGATGGCAGATTCCACGACCTCTTCCCCAACCTCAGCCACGGAACTCTGCGACTCAGCACAAATTTCGGGGTTCAGGGGGCCCGGGAAATACAAGTAATCCCGACATCTGGAGGCACCTACCGGGTGGAGGACACTGCGGCCAAAATTTCAGGCAGGCTCGCCGCCTCTCTGGAGGAAGCCCTTGCAGCAGCCGCCGAATCCCTCAGTGGCGACTGA
- a CDS encoding RHS repeat-associated core domain-containing protein encodes MAGTADPERPGLQKLTKVGGAPVTGKPAAGPAESQKKAWKTSAPKIAWPKAGSADIDLPEASAPPLVNLKSARGTAGAFALGPANTPGNPVKAGALPVTFAALPAPLATDPQSAPKSAAKQSPAAGAAADDAAAAAKPVKLKVGLLDQAAAKRAGLANSLLLSVKRTDSGTAPAPVSVELDYDAFKNAYGGSWGSRLRFTAVPACAATTPDKPECKGSVPVTTKNDPVTGKLVATFMAPASSSAPVTPSGNAEMKLSAASSVTAVTAASGTSGMMLAATPGADGANGTYKATSLNPSGAWQAGGSAGDFSWSYPMDIPASLGGPSPSLSLGYSSAQIDGRTSASAQQTSWVGDGWDLASNYIERGFVPCSQDKKEGSGFNNPKDDTGDLCHGPPMVTLSLNGGSQQLVLDDATKKWRPAKDDGSRVELLQGAQNGDKEGDHWRFTNPQGIQFYFGLNKLSGWAAGKPVTNSAWTVPVYGNQPGEPCYNAVFADAVCDQAYRWNLDYVVDPRGNAMTYWYQKEVNHYGSNYKIAGGSTARAYDRSGWLDHISYGLRNDNLFAEAPAQVNFTVAERCLVTANFDCDPAKLKPEVAWDIAKNWPDTPGDQLCAAGEECKGRFTPTFFTRKRLTEISTSVWNGTKRNPVDSWKLTQDFPMTGDGTDYPLWLGEIKHTGKNGADTPMPPVKFRGKQLDNRVDGQGDGKPPYRRYRIEAIDSETGSTILAHYKDPECRTADPRVMPASPESNTLRCYPVISEIPDPNDPKHEKKLYTTDWFHKHVVDWVQEEDRNGNSPTRRTEYEFLGNPAWAFDDETEMMRPKTRTWSQWRGYERVRTFIGSAPDKRSQTETLFFRGLDGDRATPAGGKKSVKVKDSEGNEIADHRLYAGQTREVLAYNGEGGALEAATTYTPWIYGPTATRVRKGATADEDVEPQQSFVQQTTGVNSRILLSDGRGWRRTAMETKYDNRGFAEWVSNKGDVADPSDDSCTRYEYDSDETRWIIARQKRVENVAKACDATNLQRPADVTSDARMYYDAAGNLKSTESLSGYSNGTPVYTTDGSATFDSYGRMKTTTDVFGKTSKVDYTPASGQIVTKVVTTNPAGHTDTTETDQGRGSVLAKQDTNGRRQVMQYDGLGRLLKVWSPDRDPLSKSPDGEFSYDVRTDGPVVISTKSLLDDGTYRTSYDIYDSSLRIRQTQMEALGGGRLVSDTFYNSLGQVWKSNGAYYTAGEPSGVQWAPKDNEVPSSTMTEYDGSGRSTAQISRKFGLETSRTTTSYGGDNITVDPPKGETPTRAFLDGAGRKTELRLFRADSPTGAYDKMLFSYNQRGAMESIVNQAGDKWGFEYDIRGHQTKQTDPDKGTATMTYGQGDRLATLTDARGKVIAPEYDELGRVIATHEGSVTGPKLTSTTYDTLPGAVGLPVASTRYVNGNAYTQEVTGYDSEYRPTGTKITIPASEGALAGSYSFSNGYRPNTGLTAWTNQPAVGGLPAELTSIKYNHLELPTIMGIQGKTFVGKVDYSPMGDVLRTESGPAGSQVYSTSFYDEQTRRLTRTVNDKEQSPSRINDTSYDYDAVGNILKVTDKEGPTATADVQCFAYDYLRRMNDAWTATDDCAAQPGASGPDSKPQVGGPSAYWNSYSFDAAGNRTKEVQHSPTGDLTKDVTRTYAYGTPGQAGANGLRKVDTTGPGGSRTESYTYDETGNTKTRTIQGNTQNLEWDASGKLTKVTKGTESTEFVYDAGGNRLIKREPSGTTLYLPGTEVKLTAAGKLESTRYYAHPSGPTMVKTAKDGVITTSYLMGDKNGTATTAVDATTSVVTRRKFTPYGDVRGAAPSLWPGKKGFVGGELDDSTGLVHLGAREYDPATGRFLSVDPVVDFNEPKQQNPYVYANNSPVTFSDPSGLSIAPPTMPIKDFSDAEAAWANMIQGKSALDIALEVAMGILKDASGYNDIRDCLGGDWGACAGLALDAALPFAGRAKRILKALDRAWDAFNSWSHKLALARDILRRVERYQQAMAKYAEDLAEWKRQIEEAAERARKLEEEAAAARRRVQEAAAAAAKKADEAKAAAAKQGKASAQKAKKADGDGKASKASETKKADSPKKSNGKDSDSGSSQQGETCNSFVPGTKVLMADGSSKPIEDVAIGDEVVATNAESGATTAQPVVAQIIGEGQKNLVEITIDTDGSAGDASEKLTATDGHPFWAPSLDRWLKATDLTAGQWLQTSSGTWVQVTEIQRWTQQKKVRNLTVASEHTYYVLAGAAPILVHNCDVALGQKSEGTYAWAKDKGFKHFGNLGKDEWQGPVEAAIRDTSNNLHVNMKGMGSFKESAMDGLKPGHPYATDVEFGMIARAVVHGGRKWSSITFYRPNAKGVLESYSIPEPDWSTMGRIRPYIN; translated from the coding sequence ATGGCGGGCACTGCCGACCCTGAGCGGCCGGGCCTGCAGAAGCTCACCAAGGTCGGTGGAGCGCCCGTCACCGGCAAGCCCGCGGCGGGCCCCGCCGAATCGCAGAAGAAGGCGTGGAAGACCTCCGCTCCGAAGATCGCCTGGCCGAAGGCCGGTTCGGCGGACATCGACCTTCCGGAGGCGTCGGCGCCGCCGCTCGTCAACCTGAAGTCGGCGCGGGGCACGGCCGGGGCCTTCGCCCTGGGACCCGCGAACACCCCGGGCAACCCCGTCAAGGCGGGCGCGCTCCCGGTGACCTTCGCCGCGCTCCCGGCTCCTCTCGCGACGGACCCGCAGTCCGCCCCGAAGAGCGCCGCCAAGCAGAGCCCCGCCGCCGGAGCGGCCGCCGATGACGCGGCCGCCGCCGCCAAGCCGGTGAAGCTGAAGGTCGGCCTGCTCGACCAGGCCGCCGCGAAGCGGGCCGGGCTGGCGAACAGCCTGCTGCTGTCGGTGAAGCGCACCGACTCCGGCACGGCCCCCGCGCCCGTCTCCGTAGAGCTCGACTACGACGCCTTCAAGAACGCGTACGGCGGCAGCTGGGGTTCCCGGCTGCGCTTCACGGCCGTCCCCGCGTGTGCGGCGACCACTCCGGACAAGCCGGAGTGCAAGGGCAGCGTCCCGGTCACGACGAAGAACGACCCGGTGACCGGCAAGCTCGTCGCCACGTTCATGGCGCCGGCCTCGTCCTCCGCCCCGGTCACCCCGTCCGGCAACGCCGAGATGAAGCTGTCCGCGGCCTCCTCGGTCACCGCCGTCACGGCGGCCTCGGGCACCTCGGGCATGATGCTGGCGGCCACCCCCGGCGCCGACGGCGCGAACGGCACGTACAAGGCCACCTCCCTGAACCCCTCGGGTGCCTGGCAGGCCGGCGGCTCCGCGGGTGACTTCTCGTGGTCCTACCCGATGGACATCCCCGCCTCCCTCGGCGGCCCGAGCCCCTCGCTCTCCCTCGGCTACTCGAGCGCGCAGATCGACGGCCGCACCTCGGCCTCCGCGCAGCAGACCTCCTGGGTCGGCGACGGCTGGGACCTGGCCTCGAACTACATCGAGCGGGGCTTCGTCCCCTGCAGCCAGGACAAGAAGGAGGGCTCCGGGTTCAACAACCCGAAGGACGACACCGGAGACCTCTGCCACGGCCCACCGATGGTCACGCTGTCGCTGAACGGCGGCTCCCAGCAGCTGGTCCTGGACGACGCCACCAAGAAGTGGCGTCCGGCGAAGGACGACGGCTCGCGGGTCGAACTGCTCCAGGGCGCCCAGAACGGCGACAAGGAGGGTGACCACTGGAGGTTCACCAACCCCCAGGGCATCCAGTTCTACTTCGGCCTGAACAAGCTGTCCGGCTGGGCGGCGGGCAAGCCCGTCACCAACTCCGCCTGGACCGTCCCGGTCTACGGCAACCAGCCCGGCGAGCCCTGCTACAACGCGGTGTTCGCCGACGCGGTCTGCGACCAGGCCTACCGCTGGAACCTCGACTACGTCGTGGACCCGCGCGGCAACGCGATGACCTACTGGTACCAGAAGGAGGTCAACCACTACGGGTCGAACTACAAGATCGCGGGCGGTTCGACCGCCCGGGCGTACGACCGTTCCGGCTGGCTGGACCACATCTCGTACGGCCTGCGCAACGACAACCTGTTCGCCGAGGCCCCGGCCCAGGTCAACTTCACGGTCGCCGAACGCTGCCTGGTCACGGCCAACTTCGACTGCGACCCGGCCAAGCTGAAGCCGGAGGTCGCCTGGGACATCGCCAAGAACTGGCCCGACACCCCCGGTGACCAGCTCTGCGCGGCGGGCGAGGAGTGCAAGGGGCGGTTCACCCCGACCTTCTTCACCCGCAAGCGCCTGACCGAGATCAGCACCTCGGTCTGGAACGGCACCAAGCGCAACCCGGTGGACTCCTGGAAGCTGACCCAGGACTTCCCGATGACCGGCGACGGCACGGACTACCCGCTGTGGCTCGGCGAGATCAAGCACACCGGCAAGAACGGGGCCGACACCCCGATGCCGCCGGTGAAGTTCCGCGGCAAGCAGCTCGACAACCGCGTGGACGGCCAGGGCGACGGCAAGCCCCCGTACCGCCGCTACCGCATCGAGGCGATCGACAGCGAGACCGGCTCGACGATCCTGGCGCACTACAAGGACCCGGAGTGCCGCACCGCCGACCCGCGCGTCATGCCGGCTTCACCGGAGTCGAACACCCTGCGCTGCTACCCGGTGATCTCCGAGATCCCGGACCCGAACGACCCGAAGCACGAGAAGAAGCTCTACACCACCGACTGGTTCCACAAGCACGTCGTGGACTGGGTCCAGGAGGAGGACCGCAACGGCAACTCGCCGACGCGGCGCACCGAGTACGAGTTCCTCGGCAACCCGGCGTGGGCCTTCGACGACGAGACCGAAATGATGCGGCCCAAGACCCGCACCTGGTCCCAGTGGCGCGGCTACGAGCGGGTACGCACCTTCATCGGCTCGGCGCCGGACAAGCGCTCGCAGACGGAGACCCTGTTCTTCCGCGGCCTCGACGGTGACCGCGCCACCCCCGCGGGCGGCAAGAAGTCGGTCAAGGTCAAGGACTCCGAAGGCAACGAGATCGCGGACCACCGCCTCTACGCCGGCCAGACCCGCGAGGTCCTGGCGTACAACGGCGAGGGCGGCGCCCTCGAGGCGGCGACCACGTACACCCCGTGGATCTACGGCCCGACGGCAACGCGCGTGCGCAAGGGCGCGACGGCCGACGAGGACGTGGAGCCGCAGCAGTCCTTCGTCCAGCAGACGACGGGGGTCAACTCCCGGATCCTGCTGTCGGACGGGCGCGGCTGGCGGCGTACGGCGATGGAGACCAAGTACGACAACCGCGGCTTCGCCGAATGGGTGTCGAACAAGGGCGACGTGGCCGACCCGTCGGACGACAGCTGCACGCGGTACGAGTACGACTCGGACGAGACGCGCTGGATCATCGCGCGGCAGAAGCGGGTGGAGAACGTCGCCAAGGCGTGCGACGCCACCAACCTGCAGCGGCCGGCGGACGTGACGTCGGACGCGCGGATGTACTACGACGCGGCGGGGAACCTCAAGTCCACCGAGTCGCTGTCCGGGTACTCCAATGGCACCCCGGTCTACACCACGGACGGCAGCGCGACCTTCGACTCGTACGGTCGCATGAAGACCACGACCGACGTGTTCGGTAAGACCTCCAAGGTCGACTACACGCCGGCATCAGGCCAGATCGTCACCAAGGTCGTGACCACCAATCCGGCCGGTCACACCGATACAACGGAAACCGACCAGGGCCGCGGCTCGGTCCTGGCCAAGCAGGACACCAACGGCCGCCGCCAGGTCATGCAGTACGACGGTCTCGGCCGACTGCTCAAGGTCTGGTCCCCGGACCGCGACCCGCTCTCGAAGTCTCCGGACGGCGAGTTCTCGTACGACGTCCGAACCGACGGTCCGGTCGTCATCTCGACCAAGAGTCTGCTGGACGACGGCACCTACCGCACCAGCTACGACATCTACGACAGCAGCCTGCGCATCCGCCAGACCCAGATGGAGGCGCTCGGAGGCGGTCGGCTCGTCTCCGACACCTTCTACAACAGCCTCGGCCAGGTCTGGAAGAGCAACGGCGCCTACTACACGGCCGGCGAGCCTTCCGGAGTCCAGTGGGCTCCGAAGGACAACGAGGTCCCGTCCTCGACGATGACCGAGTACGACGGCTCGGGCCGCTCGACCGCGCAGATCTCGCGCAAGTTCGGCCTGGAGACCTCCCGTACGACCACCTCGTACGGCGGAGACAACATCACCGTCGACCCGCCGAAGGGCGAGACCCCGACCCGGGCCTTCCTGGACGGTGCGGGCCGCAAGACGGAGCTTCGGCTCTTCCGCGCTGACTCGCCGACCGGCGCGTACGACAAGATGCTCTTCTCGTACAACCAGCGCGGCGCCATGGAGTCGATCGTCAATCAGGCGGGCGACAAGTGGGGCTTCGAGTACGACATCCGCGGTCACCAGACCAAGCAGACGGACCCCGACAAGGGTACGGCGACCATGACGTATGGTCAGGGTGACCGCCTGGCCACCCTGACCGATGCCCGGGGCAAGGTCATCGCCCCCGAGTACGACGAGTTGGGCCGTGTCATCGCCACCCATGAGGGTTCGGTGACGGGGCCGAAGCTGACCTCGACCACGTACGACACCCTGCCGGGCGCCGTCGGCCTCCCGGTCGCATCGACCCGCTACGTCAACGGCAACGCCTACACGCAGGAGGTGACCGGCTACGACAGCGAGTACCGCCCGACGGGGACGAAGATCACCATCCCCGCGTCGGAGGGGGCCCTCGCCGGTTCATACAGCTTCTCCAACGGATACAGGCCGAACACCGGCCTGACGGCATGGACGAACCAGCCCGCCGTGGGCGGTCTGCCCGCCGAACTCACCAGCATCAAGTACAACCACCTCGAACTGCCCACCATCATGGGCATCCAGGGGAAGACCTTTGTCGGCAAGGTCGACTACTCGCCCATGGGCGACGTGCTCCGCACGGAATCCGGCCCGGCCGGCTCCCAGGTCTACTCCACGAGCTTCTACGACGAGCAGACCCGCCGCCTCACCCGGACGGTCAACGACAAGGAACAGTCCCCCAGCCGGATCAACGACACGTCGTACGACTACGACGCCGTCGGCAACATCCTGAAGGTCACCGACAAGGAGGGCCCGACCGCCACTGCCGACGTGCAGTGCTTCGCCTACGACTACCTGCGCCGCATGAACGATGCATGGACCGCGACGGACGACTGCGCGGCCCAACCTGGCGCCTCCGGACCCGACTCGAAGCCGCAGGTCGGCGGTCCGAGCGCGTACTGGAACTCGTACAGCTTCGACGCGGCAGGCAACCGCACCAAGGAGGTCCAGCACTCCCCGACCGGTGACCTCACCAAGGACGTCACCCGCACCTACGCCTACGGCACACCCGGTCAGGCCGGAGCCAACGGGCTGAGGAAGGTCGACACCACCGGACCGGGCGGCTCCCGCACCGAGTCCTACACCTACGACGAGACGGGCAACACCAAGACCCGCACCATCCAGGGCAATACCCAGAACCTGGAGTGGGACGCCTCAGGCAAGCTAACAAAGGTCACCAAGGGCACGGAATCGACGGAGTTCGTCTACGACGCCGGCGGTAACCGCCTGATCAAGCGCGAGCCTTCGGGCACGACGCTGTATCTGCCGGGCACCGAAGTGAAGCTCACGGCGGCGGGCAAGCTGGAGAGCACCCGCTACTACGCCCACCCGTCCGGCCCGACGATGGTCAAGACGGCCAAGGACGGCGTCATCACAACGTCGTACCTGATGGGCGACAAGAACGGCACGGCGACGACGGCTGTCGACGCGACCACTTCCGTGGTCACCCGCCGGAAGTTCACGCCGTACGGCGACGTCCGCGGTGCGGCCCCGTCCCTTTGGCCGGGCAAGAAGGGCTTCGTCGGCGGAGAGCTCGACGACAGCACCGGGCTCGTGCACTTGGGTGCACGTGAGTACGACCCTGCGACGGGCCGGTTCCTGTCGGTCGACCCCGTCGTCGACTTCAACGAGCCCAAGCAGCAGAACCCGTACGTCTACGCGAACAACTCGCCGGTGACGTTCAGCGACCCCAGCGGTCTGTCGATCGCGCCGCCCACCATGCCGATCAAGGACTTCTCGGACGCCGAGGCGGCCTGGGCGAACATGATCCAGGGCAAGAGCGCCCTGGACATCGCGCTCGAAGTCGCGATGGGCATCCTGAAGGACGCTTCGGGCTACAACGACATCCGTGACTGTCTGGGCGGCGACTGGGGCGCGTGCGCCGGACTCGCTCTGGACGCGGCACTGCCGTTCGCGGGACGTGCGAAGCGCATCCTCAAGGCGCTGGACCGCGCGTGGGACGCCTTCAACAGCTGGTCTCACAAGCTCGCCCTGGCACGGGACATCCTCAGGCGGGTCGAGCGCTACCAGCAGGCGATGGCGAAGTACGCCGAAGACCTCGCCGAGTGGAAGCGGCAGATAGAGGAAGCCGCCGAACGCGCGAGAAAGCTGGAGGAAGAGGCCGCAGCCGCCCGGAGAAGGGTCCAGGAGGCAGCAGCCGCAGCCGCCAAGAAGGCCGATGAGGCCAAGGCGGCGGCGGCCAAGCAGGGCAAGGCCTCCGCGCAAAAGGCAAAGAAGGCCGACGGCGACGGCAAGGCATCAAAGGCCTCGGAGACGAAGAAGGCCGACTCCCCGAAGAAGTCGAACGGCAAGGACTCCGACAGCGGCAGCTCGCAGCAGGGCGAAACCTGCAACAGCTTCGTGCCCGGCACGAAGGTCCTCATGGCCGACGGCTCGTCCAAGCCGATCGAGGACGTCGCCATCGGCGACGAGGTCGTGGCCACCAACGCGGAGTCCGGTGCGACCACGGCTCAGCCGGTCGTCGCGCAGATCATCGGCGAGGGTCAGAAGAACCTGGTCGAGATCACGATCGACACCGATGGCTCAGCGGGTGACGCTTCCGAGAAACTGACCGCGACCGACGGTCACCCCTTCTGGGCACCGAGCCTGGACCGGTGGCTGAAGGCTACCGATCTCACAGCCGGCCAGTGGCTCCAGACCTCCTCCGGCACCTGGGTACAGGTCACCGAGATCCAGCGCTGGACCCAGCAGAAGAAGGTCCGCAACCTCACCGTTGCCAGCGAGCACACGTACTACGTGCTCGCCGGGGCCGCTCCAATCCTTGTCCACAATTGCGACGTAGCGTTGGGGCAGAAGTCGGAGGGAACCTACGCTTGGGCCAAAGACAAGGGCTTCAAGCACTTCGGCAACCTCGGTAAGGATGAGTGGCAGGGGCCTGTAGAGGCCGCCATCCGGGACACGTCCAACAACCTTCATGTGAACATGAAGGGTATGGGCAGCTTCAAAGAATCGGCCATGGACGGACTCAAGCCGGGGCACCCATATGCCACGGATGTGGAGTTCGGCATGATAGCCAGGGCTGTCGTGCACGGTGGCCGTAAATGGTCATCCATCACCTTCTATCGACCAAACGCCAAGGGAGTCCTCGAGTCTTACTCGATCCCGGAGCCGGACTGGTCAACCATGGGCAGGATCAGGCCTTATATCAATTAG